A genomic stretch from Bradyrhizobium quebecense includes:
- a CDS encoding sensor histidine kinase, translated as MILKWQRLKRVHRSIAVLSATLIGAVTTIMLLCAAALLIRFGGDDDGTWAAADVADALKEAVIRNETGQLALKRTSRLDEITRNFPTFWYVVSDKSGEVSYGPIPKWRPQKTQTSRDGTSFLAYAFDGETTNLKKMSAVRNTPVGEVWIETGGVAYTAAQLTTGMLTDATIVALPIILVLAATAFTAMVFVPTLIARPVRAVAAAAEMIDGVSDGRRLPEQDAPAELLPLVAAFNRALSRIDVASKSQRNFLSNAAHELRTPLTNARTILEQVEDAPLRARLIAENQKLSSIVTMLLQLARISAEPAELIEMDLAALARRVAAEHVPMALKNGSDIEFTEPRHPVWVRGSETAIAVALSNLIRNAVTHGSAGGSVLIEVGAPARLSVIDYGPGLQLGQPELLLEPFKRGNTRTEGTGLGLSIVSQVMTTHGGTVSLCETPGGGTTVELNFPVPGCRQADLPSGRKAAQAMTEVRPDGVSAD; from the coding sequence ATGATTTTGAAGTGGCAAAGGCTCAAGCGTGTCCATCGCTCGATCGCGGTGCTGTCCGCGACGCTGATCGGCGCCGTAACGACCATCATGCTGCTCTGCGCAGCAGCCTTGCTGATCCGATTTGGCGGCGACGATGACGGCACCTGGGCCGCCGCCGACGTCGCCGATGCATTGAAGGAAGCCGTCATCCGCAACGAGACCGGGCAACTGGCTCTCAAACGGACCTCGAGGCTGGACGAGATCACCCGCAATTTCCCGACATTCTGGTATGTCGTGTCCGACAAGAGTGGAGAGGTCAGCTACGGCCCGATCCCGAAGTGGCGTCCGCAAAAGACTCAGACATCGCGCGACGGGACGAGTTTCCTCGCCTACGCGTTCGACGGCGAAACCACGAATCTGAAGAAGATGTCGGCCGTCAGAAACACGCCCGTGGGTGAGGTGTGGATTGAAACCGGCGGCGTGGCCTATACGGCCGCGCAACTGACGACCGGAATGCTCACCGATGCGACGATTGTTGCGCTCCCGATCATCCTGGTCCTGGCGGCAACGGCGTTTACCGCGATGGTTTTCGTGCCGACGCTCATCGCGCGTCCCGTCCGGGCCGTCGCGGCGGCCGCCGAGATGATCGATGGGGTTTCGGATGGCCGCCGATTGCCGGAACAGGATGCGCCAGCCGAGCTCTTGCCTCTCGTCGCGGCTTTCAATCGCGCGCTATCGCGAATAGACGTCGCGTCGAAATCGCAACGAAATTTCCTGTCGAACGCGGCACACGAACTGCGTACGCCCTTGACCAATGCGCGCACCATCCTCGAGCAGGTCGAGGACGCTCCGTTGCGCGCCAGGCTGATAGCCGAGAACCAGAAGCTGTCGTCGATCGTCACCATGCTGCTCCAGCTCGCGCGCATCTCCGCGGAACCTGCCGAACTGATCGAGATGGATCTTGCGGCGCTCGCGCGCAGGGTTGCGGCCGAACACGTGCCGATGGCATTGAAGAACGGAAGCGATATCGAGTTTACCGAGCCTCGTCACCCGGTCTGGGTGCGTGGCTCGGAAACCGCGATCGCCGTCGCGCTCTCGAACCTGATCCGAAACGCCGTGACGCATGGCAGCGCCGGTGGCTCCGTCCTCATCGAGGTCGGAGCACCAGCGCGGTTGAGCGTGATTGACTACGGGCCGGGACTCCAACTCGGTCAGCCCGAACTGCTGCTGGAGCCCTTCAAGCGCGGCAACACCCGCACGGAAGGAACGGGGCTGGGGCTTTCGATCGTCTCCCAGGTGATGACCACCCACGGCGGCACCGTTTCCCTCTGCGAGACGCCTGGAGGCGGCACCACGGTCGAACTGAACTTTCCGGTCCCAGGCTGCCGGCAAGCCGACCTGCCTTCAGGCAGAAAAGCCGCCCAGGCCATGACCGAAGTCCGGCCGGACGGCGTCTCCGCAGACTGA
- a CDS encoding VOC family protein — protein MRFVLGAQPRQTGVLRVANPKMIFVNLPVSNLAHATAFYEAIGATKNPQFSDETASCMVISDTIFVMLLTHDKFRQFTSKKIADAKTTSEVLVCLSADNRDAVDGYVTKAKGAGGTADPSPKQDFGFMYGRSFEDPDGHIWEVMWMDVEAAMKAQAAAATA, from the coding sequence ATGCGGTTCGTCCTCGGGGCACAACCCCGCCAAACAGGAGTTCTTCGCGTGGCCAATCCCAAAATGATCTTCGTCAACCTGCCGGTCAGCAACCTTGCCCATGCCACCGCATTCTATGAGGCGATCGGCGCGACCAAGAATCCGCAATTCTCCGACGAGACCGCCTCCTGCATGGTGATCTCCGACACCATTTTCGTCATGCTGCTGACCCACGACAAGTTCCGGCAGTTCACGTCGAAGAAGATCGCCGACGCCAAGACCACGAGCGAAGTGCTGGTTTGTCTCTCCGCCGACAACCGCGACGCAGTCGACGGCTACGTGACCAAGGCGAAGGGCGCGGGCGGTACGGCCGATCCGTCGCCGAAGCAGGATTTCGGCTTTATGTACGGCCGCAGCTTCGAGGATCCCGATGGTCACATCTGGGAAGTGATGTGGATGGATGTCGAGGCCGCGATGAAGGCGCAGGCCGCGGCGGCCACCGCCTGA